One genomic segment of Clostridium saccharoperbutylacetonicum N1-4(HMT) includes these proteins:
- a CDS encoding pentapeptide repeat-containing protein, whose protein sequence is MEKTMINESLRINCEKCFGFCCVALYFSASEGFPTNKEAGKPCLNLKSDFTCKIHKNLRKKGLKGCTAYDCFGAGQKVAQVTYAGQDWQKAPEVAEEMFEVFLIMRQLHEMLWYLTQAANVQTEEKIKTKLNSLISEMNNITQSTPEVIIKLDVEAYRDKVNYLLKQTSEAVRNKVLKGQKSSLKHKKTIAGRADFFGANLKKISLRGADLRGAFLIAANLSENDLTGADLIGADLRDADLSGTNLENAIFVTQAQINTAKGNASTKLPKGITRPMHWDK, encoded by the coding sequence ATGGAGAAAACTATGATAAATGAAAGTTTGAGAATTAACTGTGAAAAATGTTTTGGATTTTGCTGTGTGGCACTATATTTTTCAGCTTCTGAAGGTTTTCCAACTAACAAAGAAGCAGGTAAGCCTTGCTTAAATTTAAAATCAGATTTCACATGCAAGATACATAAAAATCTTAGAAAAAAAGGGCTTAAGGGCTGTACTGCCTATGACTGCTTTGGCGCAGGGCAAAAGGTTGCTCAAGTTACATATGCTGGACAAGACTGGCAGAAGGCTCCAGAAGTAGCTGAAGAAATGTTTGAAGTGTTTTTGATTATGAGACAGCTTCATGAAATGTTATGGTATTTAACACAAGCAGCTAATGTGCAAACTGAGGAAAAGATTAAAACTAAGCTTAATTCTTTAATAAGTGAGATGAATAATATAACACAGAGCACTCCAGAGGTGATTATTAAATTAGATGTAGAAGCTTATAGAGATAAGGTTAATTATTTACTTAAGCAGACCAGCGAAGCTGTTAGAAATAAAGTTCTTAAAGGTCAAAAATCTTCATTAAAACATAAAAAAACAATCGCTGGAAGGGCAGATTTTTTTGGAGCAAATCTTAAGAAAATTAGTTTAAGAGGAGCTGATTTGCGAGGAGCCTTTCTTATTGCGGCAAATCTTAGCGAAAATGACTTAACTGGAGCAGATCTTATTGGCGCTGATTTGAGAGATGCTGATCTTAGTGGAACAAACTTAGAAAATGCTATATTTGTTACACAAGCTCAAATCAATACGGCTAAGGGAAATGCTAGTACAAAGTTACCAAAGGGTATAACAAGACCTATGCATTGGGACAAATAA
- a CDS encoding GNAT family N-acetyltransferase, whose protein sequence is MDITIELGKKSDIDELEQLYNDINDHLARGINYPGWRKDIYPVRENAVNGVAANNLYVARHNGKIAGTIILSHEPEPAYDEVTWGIEAGYSEIFVIHTFVVHPDYLKCGIGRRLMDFAIEHSIKAKAKAIRLDVYENNKPAIHLYEKCGFIYIDRVDLGYREYGLEWFKLYEKLL, encoded by the coding sequence ATGGATATTACAATTGAACTAGGTAAGAAAAGTGACATTGATGAATTAGAACAACTGTATAATGATATAAATGACCATTTAGCTAGGGGAATAAATTATCCTGGATGGAGAAAGGATATATATCCTGTTAGAGAAAATGCAGTTAATGGAGTTGCAGCAAACAATTTATATGTGGCAAGACATAACGGGAAAATTGCGGGAACAATTATTTTAAGTCATGAACCTGAGCCTGCATATGATGAAGTTACATGGGGAATAGAGGCTGGTTATTCAGAGATTTTTGTTATACATACTTTTGTTGTACATCCAGATTATTTGAAATGTGGTATTGGTAGAAGGCTAATGGATTTTGCAATAGAACACAGTATTAAAGCTAAGGCAAAAGCCATTCGTTTAGACGTTTATGAAAATAACAAACCTGCAATACATTTATATGAAAAGTGTGGATTTATATACATTGATAGAGTTGACTTAGGATATAGAGAATATGGCTTAGAGTGGTTTAAGTTATATGAAAAGTTGTTATAA
- a CDS encoding heme NO-binding domain-containing protein, with amino-acid sequence MIGLVVSTWIKTSVNLYGKEKVNIALDKVGIKTDKKFSPMEVVDDEKINTIIKELAEVNNTTVEKIWADIGEENLKVFTKRYPLFFIHKNAYGLLKSLQSIHKTIVERMPTSKPPSVEVTPIGEKTAMFEYASERGLSEYMLSMLKSAISYYNEEVKIEIVEKNSKYVKIKLTFNYEIFTKRIFRFNKFLSFGFIKSVEIKIAILTLISLLIAHVSVEYILKSEIFFLEGIIGTILVSIMSYFLLSPLREVKKQLSDLEGKNYLSDMKIETGDYIEEFSVDVRNVAKSFNETLISMESVADEVREYNGQFTDRLESSSAIFTEINGAVEQVTQGAIQQEQEIEKTVEFLNENTKSLNHIIEEQNYSQSKLINVVSEIKENQKLIKSTADSIQNITESFAELDRKSNALQEEVKGILNIVSAVSSIAEETSLLSLNASIEAARAGEAGKGFAVVAEEVGKLSMSSKDSALDIERSLSKFTDKIKELTDSVNSQYNILNDGNLKLNNVSDSTELTTTKIDDVMNDVLNVVEKVKTRAIENEKIFNKAESLVAIGEENAAMAEEVRSSVTSYLEELNDIIKNVHELKDVTNKFADEMNQYVI; translated from the coding sequence ATGATAGGTCTTGTGGTCAGTACTTGGATAAAAACAAGTGTTAATCTTTATGGTAAAGAAAAAGTTAATATTGCTCTTGATAAGGTAGGAATAAAAACTGATAAGAAATTTAGTCCTATGGAAGTTGTAGATGATGAAAAAATTAATACTATTATTAAAGAATTGGCAGAAGTAAATAATACAACCGTTGAAAAAATATGGGCAGATATTGGAGAGGAAAATTTAAAAGTTTTTACAAAGAGATATCCTCTATTTTTTATTCATAAAAATGCTTATGGTTTACTAAAATCCTTGCAATCAATACATAAAACTATAGTAGAAAGAATGCCAACTTCTAAACCACCATCAGTAGAAGTAACACCTATAGGAGAAAAAACAGCAATGTTTGAATATGCCTCTGAAAGAGGATTAAGTGAGTACATGCTGTCTATGTTAAAATCAGCAATAAGCTACTATAATGAAGAGGTTAAAATTGAAATTGTTGAAAAGAACAGTAAGTATGTAAAAATTAAACTTACATTTAATTATGAAATTTTTACAAAAAGAATTTTTAGATTCAATAAATTTTTATCATTTGGGTTTATTAAATCGGTCGAAATTAAGATAGCTATTTTAACATTAATATCATTACTAATAGCACATGTTAGTGTAGAATATATTTTAAAATCCGAAATCTTTTTTTTAGAAGGAATTATAGGGACTATTCTTGTTTCGATAATGTCTTATTTTTTGCTTTCACCATTAAGAGAAGTTAAAAAGCAATTAAGCGATTTGGAGGGTAAGAATTACTTGAGTGATATGAAAATTGAAACTGGAGATTATATTGAAGAATTTTCAGTAGATGTTAGAAATGTGGCAAAAAGTTTTAATGAGACATTAATATCAATGGAAAGTGTTGCAGATGAAGTTAGAGAATATAATGGACAATTTACAGATAGACTGGAAAGTTCTTCTGCCATATTCACTGAAATAAATGGAGCTGTTGAGCAAGTTACACAAGGAGCCATACAGCAAGAGCAAGAAATTGAGAAAACTGTTGAATTTTTAAATGAAAATACTAAATCTTTAAATCATATAATTGAGGAGCAAAATTATAGCCAATCTAAATTAATTAATGTTGTCAGTGAAATTAAGGAAAATCAAAAACTAATAAAATCAACAGCTGATAGTATTCAAAATATTACTGAAAGTTTTGCAGAGCTGGATAGAAAGAGTAATGCGCTTCAAGAAGAAGTAAAGGGAATTTTAAATATTGTTTCAGCAGTAAGCTCTATAGCAGAGGAGACAAGCCTTTTATCATTAAATGCATCAATTGAAGCAGCACGTGCTGGAGAAGCTGGTAAGGGATTTGCAGTAGTTGCCGAAGAAGTAGGTAAGTTATCTATGAGCTCTAAAGATTCAGCATTGGATATAGAGCGATCATTGAGTAAGTTTACAGACAAAATTAAAGAACTTACTGACAGTGTAAATAGCCAATATAATATTCTTAATGATGGTAACTTAAAGCTAAATAATGTTTCTGATTCAACTGAACTTACTACAACTAAAATTGATGATGTAATGAATGATGTGCTTAATGTAGTAGAAAAGGTAAAAACTAGAGCAATTGAAAATGAAAAAATATTTAATAAGGCAGAAAGTTTAGTTGCAATTGGAGAAGAAAATGCGGCAATGGCTGAAGAAGTAAGAAGTAGTGTTACTAGCTACCTTGAGGAGCTTAATGATATAATCAAGAATGTACATGAATTAAAAGATGTCACAAATAAATTTGCTGATGAAATGAATCAATATGTAATTTAG
- a CDS encoding flagellin yields the protein MIIKHNISASNANRMLGINNNNVAKSIEKISSGYRINRAADDAAGLAISEKMRSRIRGLDQGSINSQDGISLLQTADGGMQEIQDMLQRCRELSVKSATGTYNDEDRNSIQEEVSQLIDEIDRTANETEFNGYALLSGNFDKKGNTGTSDSIANYVSYITTTGGVTDKYTYTDGTKYASAVIDFSKINSSSDVANLVGKGVNYTCCTCNKVYSIKFVNGTPNTSRLNDSNPVMEVDVSSITNGTDLVNKIIETGYGQPGFVYNPTIPNGGEPTPGTDVPATATSFVTHYSQLAASGAKLYVYDDRISEAGGSWPSSSGRGAFNLSVYGETPQEKGKFFYADIQVGDEAGESVRIEVQNVTPKELGVDKLLVNTKTNAQSAIDKIDNAISIVSNSRSIVGAHENRLGSTIASTNNTSENLQSAESRIRDVDVAKEMMKMATNSILQQSSESVLNQSNKMLESVLNLMKQWQQS from the coding sequence ATGATAATTAAACATAATATTAGTGCAAGCAATGCAAATAGAATGCTTGGAATTAACAACAATAATGTGGCCAAATCAATTGAAAAAATAAGTTCAGGCTATAGAATAAATAGAGCAGCAGATGATGCAGCAGGTCTTGCAATATCTGAAAAGATGAGATCACGAATAAGAGGATTAGATCAAGGATCAATAAATTCACAAGATGGGATTTCATTATTACAAACTGCTGATGGAGGAATGCAAGAGATTCAGGATATGCTACAAAGATGTAGAGAATTATCAGTTAAATCGGCTACAGGAACGTATAATGATGAAGATAGAAACTCAATACAAGAGGAAGTCTCACAATTAATAGATGAAATAGATAGAACAGCCAATGAAACTGAGTTTAATGGTTATGCATTACTTTCAGGTAATTTCGATAAAAAGGGCAATACAGGAACATCAGACTCTATAGCTAATTATGTAAGCTATATTACCACTACTGGTGGGGTAACTGATAAATATACATATACCGATGGGACAAAATATGCTAGTGCTGTTATTGATTTTAGCAAAATTAATTCATCTAGTGATGTAGCTAATCTAGTTGGTAAAGGGGTTAATTATACTTGTTGTACTTGCAACAAAGTATATAGTATTAAGTTTGTAAATGGAACTCCAAATACCTCACGTTTAAATGATAGCAATCCAGTTATGGAAGTTGATGTGAGTTCGATTACAAATGGAACTGATTTAGTAAATAAAATAATTGAAACAGGATATGGTCAGCCGGGATTTGTATATAATCCAACAATACCTAATGGTGGGGAACCTACTCCAGGAACAGATGTACCTGCGACTGCCACAAGTTTTGTAACACATTACTCTCAGCTAGCTGCTAGTGGAGCAAAATTATATGTATATGATGATAGAATATCAGAAGCTGGTGGAAGCTGGCCTAGTAGTTCTGGAAGAGGAGCATTTAATCTTAGTGTATACGGAGAAACCCCACAAGAGAAAGGTAAATTTTTTTATGCTGATATACAAGTTGGGGATGAAGCAGGTGAAAGTGTCAGGATAGAGGTTCAAAATGTAACACCTAAAGAACTTGGCGTCGATAAATTGCTTGTAAACACTAAAACGAATGCACAGTCAGCTATTGATAAAATTGATAATGCCATAAGTATTGTGTCAAATTCAAGGTCAATTGTAGGTGCACATGAAAATAGACTAGGAAGTACTATTGCTTCAACTAATAATACATCTGAAAATTTGCAAAGTGCAGAAAGTAGAATAAGAGATGTTGATGTAGCAAAGGAAATGATGAAAATGGCAACAAATAGTATATTACAACAATCATCGGAAAGTGTATTAAATCAATCTAATAAAATGCTTGAGAGTGTTTTGAACTTAATGAAACAATGGCAACAAAGTTAA
- a CDS encoding ferric reductase-like transmembrane domain-containing protein, with product MLILISILIVAMFIILFHKKIKKHANIFYIISGLIAIGFVLYFQFNLGNQVPKDINKYVVTIFSRSAVSTALFTIVMYTGVLDKKLNITKKLLSVRGELSIIACILTLGHNVLYGKTYFVTLFVDHTALTWAKLIAALISLVLIAMMLPLMITSFPSVRKKIPFKKWKGIQRLAYVFYGLIYVHVMVLFLPKIQKDKLFDIAIYTVIFGLYFVARVYRYLKDKEIKANRKLKLSPSV from the coding sequence GTGTTAATATTAATTTCTATTTTAATCGTAGCTATGTTTATTATTCTATTTCATAAGAAAATAAAAAAGCATGCCAATATTTTTTACATAATTTCAGGTCTAATTGCAATAGGATTTGTCCTATATTTCCAATTTAACTTAGGTAATCAAGTACCTAAGGATATAAATAAGTATGTTGTAACAATTTTCTCAAGAAGTGCTGTTTCAACAGCTTTGTTTACTATTGTAATGTATACGGGTGTTCTTGATAAGAAGCTCAATATAACAAAAAAATTATTAAGCGTACGTGGGGAGCTATCAATAATTGCATGTATTTTAACCTTAGGACATAATGTTTTATATGGGAAAACATATTTTGTGACACTATTTGTAGATCACACGGCACTTACATGGGCCAAATTAATAGCAGCTTTAATATCTTTAGTTTTAATTGCTATGATGCTACCATTAATGATAACGTCATTTCCTAGTGTTAGAAAGAAAATTCCATTTAAAAAGTGGAAAGGAATTCAAAGATTAGCATATGTTTTTTATGGATTAATATATGTCCATGTTATGGTTTTGTTTCTTCCTAAAATCCAAAAAGATAAGCTTTTTGACATAGCAATTTATACTGTTATATTTGGCTTATATTTTGTAGCTCGTGTATACAGATATTTGAAAGATAAAGAAATCAAAGCTAATAGAAAATTGAAACTTAGCCCTAGCGTATAA
- a CDS encoding alpha/beta hydrolase codes for MNLKKKVFYLAFSSLFISCISSEPLTVTTFADTSVAETNLKDAGQQLQFTGSSVQASAEYAVPYGFDTNKPNVKYGKLEEVSYYSKTTGTTRKCYVLLPVNYSASKKYPVLYLLHGIGGTDSEWLNGNPTAIIGNLVSENKASDMIVVMPNVRAAADDSVPKNIYGQENINAFDNFINDLNNDLMPFINSKYSVKNGRENTAIAGLSMGGRESLFIGFKNLDKFGYIGAFSPAPGLLPDSALNYPGQLTKEQFSIPKNSVNIPKLIMICCGNNDSVVKNTPNTYHQTLVENKVNHIWYTIDGDHNFTVWKHGLYNFAKRIFK; via the coding sequence ATGAATTTGAAAAAGAAAGTATTTTATTTAGCTTTCTCTAGTTTATTTATATCTTGTATAAGTAGTGAACCTTTAACAGTCACAACTTTTGCTGATACAAGTGTAGCAGAAACAAATTTGAAAGATGCTGGACAACAATTACAATTTACAGGAAGTAGTGTACAAGCTAGTGCTGAGTATGCGGTTCCATATGGTTTTGATACTAATAAACCTAATGTAAAATATGGAAAGCTAGAAGAAGTGTCATATTATTCAAAAACAACTGGAACTACAAGGAAGTGTTATGTCCTATTGCCAGTTAATTACTCGGCCAGCAAAAAATATCCAGTTTTATATTTATTACATGGTATAGGTGGTACAGATTCAGAATGGCTAAATGGAAACCCAACTGCAATAATAGGAAACTTAGTATCTGAAAATAAAGCATCGGATATGATTGTAGTAATGCCTAATGTTCGTGCAGCTGCTGATGATTCAGTGCCTAAAAATATTTATGGTCAAGAGAACATAAATGCTTTTGACAATTTTATAAATGATTTAAATAATGATTTAATGCCTTTTATTAATTCGAAATACTCAGTTAAAAATGGAAGAGAAAATACTGCTATAGCCGGACTTTCAATGGGTGGAAGAGAATCCTTATTTATAGGATTTAAAAATCTAGATAAGTTTGGCTATATAGGTGCATTTTCTCCAGCACCTGGACTACTCCCAGATAGTGCATTAAATTACCCAGGTCAACTAACTAAAGAGCAATTTTCTATTCCAAAAAACTCTGTTAATATACCTAAACTTATAATGATATGTTGTGGAAATAACGATAGTGTTGTTAAAAATACACCTAACACGTATCATCAAACACTAGTTGAAAATAAAGTTAATCATATTTGGTACACAATTGATGGTGATCATAACTTTACTGTTTGGAAGCACGGTCTCTACAACTTTGCAAAGAGGATTTTTAAATAA